In Bradyrhizobium sp. 1(2017), one DNA window encodes the following:
- a CDS encoding YbfB/YjiJ family MFS transporter: MSSETALPVSLLRYPIATALALSLAAAVALGVSRLSYGLLLTPMRTDLGWSYLLAGSMNTANALGYFIGALAVPALMRRLSVWRLLVIGSVLTSVFLLLSGVVTDAIALILLRLGAGAASASVFVIGGVLATRLGSMHRERAGFLIGLYYGGTGFGITLSALLVPAALSAAARLGGAHDWQWAWFALGIACLLATAIMALPAKAIGEIPSDLTTKSEFSVKDFGFALAGYFMFGVGYIAYMTFVITLLKQQGMQAATITLFYTLLGVAVVLSSRLWAPMLDRFKGGESLAIFNAIAGVVSILPAVTSAVPVVFMSGLAFGMVLLSAVASTTVLVRHNLPQESWSAAISVFTVIFAFGQIIGPALVGWIADGPGGLERGLIVSAVALFIGAALASRQKALPLRN; encoded by the coding sequence ATGTCATCTGAAACCGCGCTCCCAGTATCGCTCCTGCGCTATCCGATCGCCACAGCGCTCGCCTTGTCACTGGCTGCCGCCGTCGCTCTCGGCGTCTCCCGCCTGTCATACGGGCTCTTGCTGACGCCCATGCGTACCGATCTTGGCTGGTCTTACTTGTTGGCTGGCTCGATGAACACGGCGAATGCGCTCGGCTACTTCATTGGCGCGCTGGCGGTACCGGCGCTGATGCGCCGCCTCAGCGTCTGGCGACTGTTGGTCATAGGTTCCGTTCTGACCAGCGTATTCCTGCTCTTGTCTGGCGTCGTGACCGACGCCATAGCCCTGATCCTGCTCCGCCTTGGCGCAGGCGCAGCGAGCGCGTCCGTCTTCGTCATCGGCGGCGTTCTCGCGACCCGTCTTGGCTCTATGCACCGCGAGCGGGCCGGATTCTTGATCGGTCTCTATTACGGCGGCACAGGTTTCGGGATCACACTTTCCGCGCTGCTCGTACCGGCGGCACTTTCGGCCGCAGCACGGCTCGGCGGCGCGCATGACTGGCAATGGGCGTGGTTCGCGCTCGGCATCGCGTGTCTGCTCGCAACCGCCATCATGGCGTTGCCTGCGAAGGCAATTGGCGAAATTCCTTCTGATCTGACCACAAAATCCGAGTTTTCCGTGAAGGACTTCGGGTTTGCCCTAGCTGGCTATTTCATGTTTGGCGTTGGTTACATTGCCTACATGACGTTCGTGATCACACTGCTCAAGCAGCAGGGCATGCAGGCTGCAACTATCACCTTGTTCTATACGCTGTTAGGGGTGGCCGTCGTATTGTCCTCGCGTCTGTGGGCACCGATGCTTGATCGCTTCAAGGGCGGCGAATCGCTGGCGATATTCAACGCTATCGCGGGTGTGGTTTCCATCCTCCCGGCCGTGACTTCTGCGGTTCCAGTCGTATTCATGTCTGGGTTGGCCTTCGGGATGGTCCTGCTATCGGCGGTGGCATCGACCACCGTACTGGTGCGGCACAATCTCCCGCAAGAATCATGGTCGGCCGCGATCAGCGTGTTCACGGTAATTTTCGCATTCGGCCAGATCATCGGCCCCGCGCTCGTTGGCTGGATCGCCGACGGCCCGGGCGGCCTCGAACGCGGATTGATTGTGTCGGCCGTTGCGCTGTTCATTGGCGCAGCACTGGCTTCACGGCAAAAGGCGCTGCCGTTACGGAATTGA
- a CDS encoding ATP-binding protein gives MTLLSRLFLLVAAALLPAVAIQAYSEFGRREARQVEVENQALSLAKLAAANQQQIVQGIRQVLIALSELPAIKAGDREGCNAYLGAMKPRFPAFITLIVTDVSGLSFCHTDGDRRAVDISKRAYFASAIRTSSFTIGEYSQGLSSKQRVIQFAMPFYASYGKIGGVIVASLGLDWLADYIARNGVPEGAALAITDRNGTFLARYPDNDRFVGTKMTGGKSLDLGGTADIVDVDGVERIEAYSALQDGLGALVVDFGLDKALAFQEIQRQTLRDVFLIILSATLVLLLTSLGARQFIHRPFGQLVDAANQWRFGDFARRVNISGTSEIAHVADAFNTMASALEHREQELSKAKEIAEEAAARITTIFESTNDSVLIVDRDWRVTYSNGPAWTRFAEGRDIVGMRLPVVFQSVFDGEVLREVKDSVSEQRPGFVEAFCPRQNIWCAINVFPSSQGFAVFLRDITEHKLALEARHQIEEQFHQSQKMESVGQLTGGVAHDFNNLLTVVSGNLELIEMTRDVAKIQQFAAVARRAIDRGTKLTAQLLAFSRRQTLNPKLVNANRLIGEFQGLIRQAVGAACKIKLQTEDRLWLCHVDPSLLETALLNLTLNARDAMPTGGVLEIATQNVVVEEGAVAGCLAGQYVVLSVTDTGCGMTPEVRDRVFEPFFTTKEVGKGTGLGLSMVYGFVRQSGGHIVVDSTPGVGTRMALYLPRAAQGPDAEEQIGLPEIMPAGSERILIVDDNEDLLEATSEMLTTFGYYVSCAGNAAEALRLLQTGQEFELLFSDVVMPNGMSGVELAREAKRLRPGIKILLTSGYVRDELERHNAVDEFPMIHKPFRLADLVRRLQAILSEV, from the coding sequence GTGACCCTTCTATCACGCCTCTTCTTGCTTGTTGCTGCGGCCCTCTTGCCTGCGGTCGCAATCCAGGCCTACAGCGAATTCGGCCGGCGTGAAGCGCGTCAGGTCGAGGTGGAAAATCAGGCACTCAGCTTGGCCAAGCTCGCCGCCGCAAACCAGCAACAAATCGTTCAGGGGATTCGTCAGGTCCTGATCGCGTTGTCGGAACTGCCGGCAATCAAGGCGGGGGATCGCGAAGGTTGCAATGCCTATCTGGGCGCGATGAAGCCACGCTTCCCTGCGTTCATTACCCTTATCGTCACTGACGTTAGTGGCCTGTCATTCTGCCACACAGACGGCGATCGCCGAGCGGTTGATATCTCCAAGCGCGCCTACTTCGCGAGCGCTATCAGGACCAGCTCTTTTACGATCGGAGAATATTCACAAGGTCTGTCGTCCAAGCAAAGAGTCATACAGTTTGCGATGCCGTTCTACGCCAGCTATGGCAAGATTGGCGGCGTCATCGTTGCAAGTCTTGGCTTGGATTGGCTCGCCGACTACATCGCTCGAAACGGCGTGCCAGAGGGCGCTGCTCTCGCAATCACGGACCGCAACGGCACGTTTCTCGCCCGTTATCCTGATAATGACCGGTTCGTTGGCACAAAAATGACCGGCGGAAAGTCGTTGGACCTAGGCGGTACGGCCGATATCGTCGACGTCGATGGCGTAGAGCGGATCGAAGCCTATTCCGCCTTGCAGGATGGTTTGGGGGCACTTGTTGTCGACTTCGGCCTCGACAAGGCATTGGCGTTCCAGGAGATCCAGCGCCAGACGCTGCGCGACGTCTTCTTGATCATCCTGAGCGCTACGCTGGTATTGCTGCTGACATCGTTGGGCGCCCGGCAGTTCATCCATCGCCCGTTCGGGCAACTGGTCGACGCAGCGAACCAATGGCGGTTCGGCGACTTTGCCCGACGTGTAAACATTAGCGGAACTTCGGAGATCGCGCACGTTGCTGACGCGTTCAATACCATGGCAAGCGCGTTGGAACATCGCGAGCAGGAATTGTCCAAGGCGAAAGAGATCGCCGAGGAGGCCGCTGCCCGTATCACGACGATCTTTGAGAGCACCAACGACAGCGTGCTCATCGTCGATCGGGATTGGCGCGTCACCTACTCAAATGGGCCAGCTTGGACGCGTTTCGCAGAAGGCCGCGATATCGTCGGTATGAGGCTGCCGGTGGTATTTCAAAGCGTGTTTGATGGGGAGGTCTTGCGCGAGGTTAAGGACTCGGTGTCGGAGCAGCGGCCGGGCTTTGTCGAAGCGTTCTGTCCCCGTCAAAATATCTGGTGCGCGATCAATGTCTTCCCTTCAAGTCAGGGTTTCGCGGTTTTTCTTCGCGACATTACGGAGCACAAGCTTGCGTTGGAAGCGCGCCACCAGATCGAGGAGCAGTTCCACCAGAGCCAGAAAATGGAGTCCGTTGGCCAGCTCACGGGCGGTGTTGCGCACGATTTCAATAACCTTCTCACTGTCGTCTCCGGCAACCTTGAACTCATCGAGATGACGAGGGACGTTGCTAAGATCCAGCAATTCGCTGCTGTCGCACGGCGTGCCATTGATAGAGGGACAAAGCTGACGGCGCAGCTTCTTGCCTTTTCGCGGCGGCAGACATTGAATCCGAAGCTCGTCAACGCTAACCGGCTCATCGGTGAATTCCAGGGGCTCATTCGTCAGGCGGTCGGAGCCGCCTGCAAGATCAAGCTGCAGACCGAGGATCGATTGTGGTTGTGCCACGTCGATCCGTCGCTGCTGGAAACCGCCCTCCTCAACCTGACGCTCAATGCGCGGGATGCCATGCCGACCGGAGGCGTACTCGAGATCGCGACGCAGAATGTCGTCGTGGAGGAGGGCGCGGTTGCAGGTTGCCTTGCTGGACAGTATGTCGTGCTCTCCGTCACCGACACCGGGTGCGGGATGACCCCCGAAGTGCGGGATCGAGTGTTTGAACCCTTCTTCACGACCAAGGAGGTCGGCAAGGGGACAGGGCTTGGCCTCAGCATGGTCTACGGCTTTGTCCGGCAGTCCGGAGGACACATTGTCGTCGACAGCACGCCGGGCGTGGGAACCAGGATGGCTCTCTACCTGCCCAGGGCTGCCCAAGGACCGGACGCAGAGGAGCAAATTGGGCTGCCTGAAATCATGCCGGCAGGCTCCGAGCGCATCCTTATTGTCGACGACAACGAGGATCTCCTGGAGGCAACTTCCGAAATGCTGACCACTTTCGGCTACTACGTCTCTTGCGCTGGAAACGCCGCGGAAGCGCTCCGGTTGCTACAAACCGGCCAGGAATTTGAACTCCTGTTCAGCGATGTCGTCATGCCAAACGGAATGAGCGGTGTCGAGCTTGCCCGCGAGGCAAAGCGACTAAGGCCAGGCATCAAGATACTGCTGACTTCCGGCTACGTGAGAGACGAACTGGAGCGGCATAATGCGGTGGATGAGTTCCCGATGATTCATAAGCCCTTTCGTCTCGCAGACCTGGTGCGCCGCCTGCAGGCAATCCTGAGCGAAGTATGA
- a CDS encoding LLM class flavin-dependent oxidoreductase gives MGTPLPISVLDFSPMRDGETASDSLRRTVELAQQAEELNYRRFWFTEHHNVPRLTNAAPAVVLAHIASVTKSIRVGSGGVMLPNHSPLVIAEQFGTLAGLHPGRIDLGIGRATGGPGTGSEIFRMLRKPSDARNRFEFDLDELLTLLDERQADDAPYVPARGLYLPVWLLGSSTSSAAMAGKLGLPFSYATHIAPDDLQVALQAYRTSFRASKTLQRNYAMISTFIIAAETDAQAQDLLAPIRPILLQWFRKSSVRVPIDNARTPVVAAAPEQHLPYAIVGSPETVRSGIEAMVRQTQADELMVITLIRDPIAARRSYEIVARVCKDIT, from the coding sequence ATGGGTACGCCGCTCCCGATATCTGTCCTCGATTTTTCGCCAATGCGTGACGGCGAGACGGCGAGCGATTCCCTGCGCCGAACCGTCGAGCTGGCCCAGCAAGCCGAGGAGCTGAATTATCGACGCTTCTGGTTTACCGAGCATCATAATGTGCCCCGCTTGACCAATGCGGCACCGGCCGTCGTGCTCGCCCACATCGCCAGCGTGACAAAATCGATTCGCGTTGGTTCCGGCGGGGTGATGTTGCCCAACCATTCGCCGCTGGTTATCGCCGAGCAGTTTGGAACGCTGGCGGGGCTGCATCCGGGTCGGATTGATCTCGGGATCGGGCGCGCCACGGGCGGACCTGGTACGGGCTCTGAGATATTCAGGATGCTACGCAAGCCGTCCGACGCGCGTAATCGATTTGAATTCGACCTCGACGAGCTCCTGACCTTGCTCGATGAGCGGCAGGCGGATGATGCGCCGTACGTGCCTGCCCGTGGCCTCTATCTTCCGGTGTGGCTCTTGGGATCGTCGACATCGTCGGCGGCGATGGCCGGAAAGCTTGGCTTGCCATTCTCCTACGCGACCCATATTGCGCCCGATGACCTGCAAGTCGCCTTGCAGGCCTATCGCACAAGTTTCCGAGCCTCCAAGACCCTGCAACGCAATTACGCGATGATCTCTACTTTCATCATTGCTGCGGAGACCGATGCTCAGGCTCAGGATCTGCTGGCACCGATCCGGCCGATCCTGCTGCAGTGGTTTCGCAAGTCGAGCGTACGAGTGCCGATCGACAATGCCAGGACACCTGTTGTAGCGGCGGCGCCTGAGCAACACCTGCCCTATGCGATCGTTGGCTCACCTGAGACGGTGCGATCTGGTATCGAGGCGATGGTGCGACAAACGCAGGCCGACGAGCTGATGGTCATCACGCTGATTCGCGACCCCATTGCCGCCCGTCGTTCCTACGAGATCGTTGCCCGCGTCTGCAAGGACATCACGTGA
- a CDS encoding TetR/AcrR family transcriptional regulator translates to MPRPRSFDLDEAIKGATALFWKNGYQGTSLADLTSEIGIAPASLYFAFDSKAGLFRQVLNYYYEAYLGRVDEKALSQSTAREVVETMLYGLVDLYTDKTHPPGCLSVKCSQAYAEEADVQDELMKLRHARRKRLASRFRTAREMGDLPANTDSEALALFAIVVGWGLAFAAQTGASRADLRRTVETSLRGWPT, encoded by the coding sequence ATGCCGCGACCGAGAAGCTTCGACCTCGATGAGGCGATCAAAGGAGCAACTGCACTGTTCTGGAAGAATGGCTACCAGGGCACGTCACTTGCAGACCTGACCTCCGAAATCGGAATTGCGCCAGCGAGCCTGTATTTTGCTTTCGACAGTAAAGCCGGTCTTTTCAGGCAGGTGCTCAATTACTATTATGAAGCGTACCTTGGCCGCGTCGACGAAAAGGCTCTGAGCCAGTCCACGGCGCGCGAGGTGGTGGAGACTATGCTCTATGGGTTGGTAGACCTATATACGGACAAGACTCATCCACCGGGGTGCCTTTCGGTCAAATGTTCGCAGGCGTACGCAGAAGAGGCAGATGTTCAAGATGAGCTCATGAAACTTCGTCACGCGCGCCGTAAACGGCTGGCTTCGCGGTTTCGGACAGCGCGGGAGATGGGTGATCTGCCGGCAAATACGGATTCGGAAGCGCTTGCACTATTTGCGATCGTTGTCGGTTGGGGGCTGGCGTTTGCGGCGCAGACGGGAGCAAGCCGGGCAGACCTGCGCCGTACCGTTGAGACGTCGCTCAGGGGGTGGCCAACCTAG
- a CDS encoding amidase, with protein MTGNIVRMDATRIAKLIAQQELSPVEVMQAHLDRIAAVNPRLNAIVTLADGAMEGAKRAEAAVMSGAQLGPLHGVPFTVKDGIDTAGVLTQRGSPIFRGRVPDTDATVVARLKAAGAILIAKTNPPEFSYSIETDNLLTGQTNNPWNLDYTPGGSSGGESAAIAAGMSPLGVGSDLSISLRGPAAHTGVVGFKATHGRMPMTGHWPRVPRRFWHIGPMARSVRDVALAYSLMAGPDGADGFSISSPGLDTGVGTKSTRELRVGWMASPGFFGPIDPEVVATVKAAVQALSNAGYHVEQVRLPMVEQTDANSVLWQLQQMESQPEFEKVTAGHEAEIFRHAKLVLDAPDTPIPDFVAAEQAIERLRDSFAEYFQHYDVLLCPVTPFPATRHGLNDVVVDGVTVSPFHVMSATSPFSLTGMPALSMRFGTSHDGLPIGVQIVSSWLAESTVLKVASALEDVSPVHNLHPAI; from the coding sequence ATGACTGGTAACATCGTTAGAATGGACGCAACCCGCATCGCCAAGCTGATTGCTCAACAGGAGCTCTCGCCCGTCGAGGTCATGCAGGCGCATCTCGACCGCATCGCGGCGGTCAATCCCAGGCTGAACGCGATCGTGACGCTGGCCGACGGCGCGATGGAAGGCGCCAAGAGGGCCGAGGCGGCGGTGATGTCCGGCGCACAGCTCGGCCCGCTCCATGGTGTTCCCTTTACGGTCAAGGATGGGATCGACACTGCGGGTGTGCTAACCCAGCGCGGTTCGCCGATTTTCAGAGGGCGCGTGCCTGACACCGATGCCACCGTTGTGGCCAGGCTGAAGGCCGCCGGCGCCATTCTCATCGCAAAGACGAACCCGCCCGAATTTTCCTATTCGATCGAGACCGACAATCTTCTGACGGGCCAGACGAACAATCCCTGGAATCTCGACTACACGCCGGGCGGATCGAGCGGTGGTGAATCCGCCGCCATCGCAGCGGGTATGTCGCCACTCGGTGTGGGCAGCGACCTCTCGATCTCGTTGCGCGGCCCGGCCGCGCATACCGGTGTCGTCGGATTTAAAGCTACTCATGGTCGAATGCCGATGACAGGCCACTGGCCCCGGGTGCCGCGCCGTTTCTGGCACATCGGTCCGATGGCGCGTTCGGTTCGCGACGTGGCACTGGCTTATTCCTTGATGGCAGGCCCCGACGGTGCCGACGGCTTTTCAATCAGCTCGCCCGGCCTTGATACAGGGGTGGGCACGAAATCGACCCGTGAGCTTCGCGTGGGCTGGATGGCCTCTCCGGGCTTCTTCGGACCTATCGATCCGGAGGTGGTCGCGACGGTGAAGGCCGCGGTGCAGGCGTTGAGCAATGCCGGCTACCACGTCGAACAGGTCCGGTTGCCGATGGTGGAGCAGACCGATGCGAACAGCGTCCTCTGGCAGCTCCAGCAGATGGAAAGCCAACCCGAGTTCGAGAAGGTCACGGCCGGCCACGAGGCCGAGATATTCAGGCACGCCAAACTGGTTCTCGATGCACCAGATACCCCGATCCCCGACTTCGTCGCCGCCGAGCAGGCTATAGAGCGTCTTCGCGATAGCTTCGCCGAATACTTCCAGCACTACGATGTGCTGCTATGTCCGGTGACACCGTTCCCGGCGACCAGGCATGGTCTCAACGACGTCGTGGTCGATGGCGTGACGGTTTCGCCGTTCCACGTGATGAGCGCGACATCGCCGTTCAGCCTGACGGGAATGCCGGCTCTCTCGATGCGGTTTGGAACGAGCCATGACGGTCTTCCGATCGGCGTGCAGATCGTCTCGTCGTGGCTGGCGGAATCGACGGTGCTCAAGGTCGCCTCGGCCCTTGAAGACGTGAGTCCCGTCCACAATCTTCATCCCGCGATCTAA
- a CDS encoding NIPSNAP family protein, producing MAKAARDWVAAPDANGTLLGCWRTEFGTLGRLLILRSFETRDALDQERRRALLSTNPFNAGRLISALEMDSYQRFPFLPPPRPGVYGDVYEFRTYKLKPGGLPPTLAGWEAAIAPARDYTAHLMINMYALDGPPRITHIWGFESLAQRASLRSTAFATGVWPPKGGPDNVREAVSVIAMPEDQ from the coding sequence GTGGCAAAAGCCGCGCGGGACTGGGTTGCCGCGCCCGACGCCAACGGCACGCTGTTGGGCTGCTGGCGGACGGAATTCGGTACGCTCGGACGCCTCTTGATCCTGCGCAGCTTCGAAACGCGCGACGCGCTGGATCAAGAGCGGCGCCGCGCGTTGTTGAGCACCAACCCGTTCAACGCCGGGCGGCTGATTTCGGCGCTGGAGATGGACAGCTACCAGCGCTTTCCTTTCCTGCCGCCGCCGCGACCGGGCGTCTACGGCGATGTCTACGAATTCCGCACTTACAAGCTGAAGCCGGGCGGGCTCCCGCCGACGCTCGCGGGATGGGAGGCCGCGATCGCGCCGGCGCGGGACTACACCGCGCATCTGATGATCAACATGTACGCGCTCGACGGGCCGCCCCGCATCACCCATATCTGGGGTTTCGAAAGCCTTGCACAGCGCGCGTCGCTGCGCAGCACCGCCTTCGCCACCGGCGTCTGGCCTCCGAAGGGCGGCCCGGACAATGTCCGTGAGGCGGTCTCGGTCATCGCGATGCCGGAAGACCAATAG
- a CDS encoding cupin domain-containing protein, translating to MKPSVTTEFETTEFAGIAAKIINPYPYAVTVLDMTIKPGFGAPAHISSTEDKLFIVIEGQLRYLIGDKTETVGLGTRVIVPRGVIHGFTNIGVRDARHILVSAPRRHEEFFRDLHNIPEPREQHGDQLPIIAERHDQAIVGPLP from the coding sequence ATGAAACCTAGTGTCACTACAGAATTTGAAACGACGGAATTCGCAGGAATAGCCGCTAAGATCATCAACCCCTATCCGTACGCGGTCACTGTCCTCGATATGACTATCAAGCCTGGCTTCGGCGCACCGGCTCATATCTCGTCGACCGAAGACAAGCTATTTATCGTGATCGAGGGGCAACTAAGGTATCTTATCGGCGATAAGACCGAGACCGTCGGCCTTGGCACCCGAGTGATAGTTCCAAGGGGCGTCATTCACGGTTTCACAAATATCGGAGTCCGTGACGCACGGCATATCCTTGTGTCTGCGCCGCGCCGCCACGAGGAATTCTTCCGCGACCTGCATAATATACCTGAGCCGCGTGAACAGCACGGCGATCAACTTCCAATCATCGCCGAACGTCACGACCAAGCTATCGTCGGTCCGCTGCCGTAA
- a CDS encoding ParB/RepB/Spo0J family partition protein produces MSANHVEIIPASGAEVFIPLNKLKKSPNNARKMPHSEAAIEGYAASIAAKGILQNLVVEPELDEEGAATGFYLVTIGEGRRLAQLLRVKRKEIKKTETIRCIIDTANDPHEISLDENVTRENMHPADQFEAFRRLAEERGFGAEEIAARFGVTPHVVRQRLRLGAVSPNLVQLYRDGDLTLEQLMAFAITDDQGRQESVYERLSHDRDASTIRRLLTETHIAATDRRARFVGLEAYVEAGGTILRDLFTEDGGGYLEDVALLDLLVTARLGREADALRATEGWKWTEPHLDFPHAHGMRRAYPHPVELSAEDRSALHAAQTEFDWLTEQHQTAEELPDEVDARFGELETKIEQLEAKRQAYDPGDVARGGAFVILDHDGTIRIERGFIRPEDDKSRAESGQEGEASVSDEEGEGDDQATRDGDGEGGENEDEDEEEEQRLSDTLVRDLTAHRTLGLRLNLSEQPDVAIVAVTHALAAQIFYIGANAHVVGIQPVKTDLATHATGIEDTPAGKAWSDRHANWARQMPRDVARLWDFVTELDHDSRMALFAHCTALTVNAVKLPFDLRPRALIAASRLAEAVALDMTGYWRPTVRNYLGRVTKAGIIEAVREGVPGAPQARFDASNCGIDRALRCDFVGRFASSIVVYAANYYRRIRLDSGPRPRFRYETEPLAERNNLVRIARKSR; encoded by the coding sequence ATGTCGGCAAACCACGTTGAAATCATTCCCGCGAGCGGGGCGGAGGTTTTCATTCCGCTCAACAAGCTCAAGAAGTCACCGAACAATGCGCGCAAGATGCCGCACAGCGAGGCGGCGATCGAGGGCTATGCGGCGAGTATTGCCGCCAAGGGCATCTTGCAAAATCTGGTGGTCGAGCCGGAGTTGGATGAGGAGGGAGCCGCTACCGGATTCTATCTCGTGACCATCGGCGAGGGCAGGCGGCTTGCCCAGCTTTTGCGGGTGAAGCGGAAGGAGATCAAGAAGACCGAGACGATCCGCTGCATCATCGACACCGCAAATGACCCCCACGAGATCAGCCTGGACGAGAATGTCACCCGGGAAAACATGCATCCGGCCGACCAGTTCGAGGCGTTCAGGCGGCTTGCGGAGGAGCGTGGCTTCGGTGCGGAGGAGATCGCCGCGCGCTTCGGGGTGACGCCGCATGTGGTGCGGCAGCGCCTGCGTTTGGGGGCCGTTTCCCCAAATTTGGTCCAGCTCTATCGCGACGGCGATCTGACCCTTGAGCAGTTGATGGCCTTTGCCATCACCGACGATCAGGGCCGGCAGGAGAGCGTTTATGAGCGCCTGTCTCACGACCGTGATGCCAGCACCATCCGCCGTCTCCTCACCGAAACTCACATTGCCGCAACTGATCGCCGGGCGCGGTTTGTCGGGCTGGAGGCCTACGTGGAGGCGGGCGGGACGATCCTGCGCGATCTCTTTACCGAGGATGGCGGCGGCTATCTCGAAGACGTAGCGCTGCTCGATTTGCTGGTGACGGCACGGCTTGGCCGCGAGGCGGATGCCTTGCGGGCGACCGAGGGATGGAAGTGGACCGAGCCCCATCTCGACTTCCCGCACGCCCACGGCATGCGTCGCGCCTACCCGCATCCGGTCGAACTTTCGGCGGAGGATCGGTCCGCCCTTCATGCCGCTCAAACCGAGTTCGACTGGCTGACCGAACAGCATCAGACGGCCGAGGAACTACCCGATGAGGTGGATGCTCGGTTCGGTGAACTGGAGACCAAAATCGAGCAGCTGGAGGCAAAGCGGCAGGCCTACGATCCCGGCGATGTCGCGCGCGGAGGTGCGTTCGTCATCCTCGATCATGACGGCACCATCAGGATCGAGCGCGGTTTCATCCGTCCTGAGGACGACAAATCCCGTGCAGAAAGTGGACAGGAAGGCGAAGCTTCGGTCTCGGATGAGGAGGGAGAAGGAGACGATCAAGCCACGCGCGATGGTGACGGAGAGGGCGGAGAGAACGAGGACGAAGACGAAGAGGAAGAACAGCGACTGTCCGACACCCTCGTTCGTGACCTCACCGCGCATCGCACCTTGGGGCTGCGTCTCAACCTGAGTGAGCAGCCGGACGTTGCCATCGTGGCTGTTACGCACGCGCTCGCCGCCCAAATCTTCTATATCGGGGCCAATGCCCATGTGGTCGGCATCCAACCCGTGAAGACGGATTTGGCCACGCATGCGACCGGAATCGAGGACACTCCGGCTGGCAAGGCGTGGTCGGATCGCCATGCCAATTGGGCGAGGCAGATGCCGCGAGACGTCGCCAGGCTGTGGGACTTCGTAACCGAACTCGATCACGACAGCCGCATGGCGCTGTTCGCCCATTGTACGGCATTGACGGTCAACGCGGTCAAGTTGCCATTTGACTTGAGGCCGCGTGCGTTGATCGCGGCCAGCCGTTTGGCCGAGGCCGTCGCCCTCGACATGACGGGATATTGGCGGCCGACGGTGCGGAATTATCTGGGCCGGGTCACCAAGGCGGGCATCATCGAGGCTGTGCGCGAAGGTGTTCCCGGGGCACCTCAAGCACGATTTGACGCGTCGAATTGTGGAATTGATCGAGCTCTTAGATGCGATTTCGTTGGGCGGTTCGCGAGCTCAATCGTTGTCTACGCGGCCAACTACTATCGCCGAATTCGACTTGATAGCGGACCACGACCACGCTTCAGATACGAAACCGAGCCGCTTGCCGAACGAAATAATCTGGTCAGGATCGCGAGAAAGTCGAGGTGA
- a CDS encoding NAD-dependent epimerase/dehydratase family protein — MAFRVLIVGGTGQVGTAVVRALTAEPSCIEVVMVNRRSISLSADARVRQVVLDTAATEFPSEVTKLARSMIAQGDTVFGACCVGVGQGSLKWSEEELKALEIGAVGDFARGCRAGGITQFSLLSAVGSTSQSRVRYVRVMGLKEETVQAIGFQRLAIFRPGIIAGNAHTPRYVAWLGRLIPGRFGVIEQDDIGRAFVAEFISSSARNGVVYLENREMRQRSQALK; from the coding sequence ATGGCATTTCGTGTCTTGATCGTCGGTGGCACGGGGCAGGTGGGGACTGCGGTGGTGCGCGCCCTGACCGCGGAACCGTCCTGCATTGAAGTCGTGATGGTCAATCGTAGGTCAATTTCCCTGAGCGCTGATGCCCGTGTGCGGCAGGTGGTTCTGGATACGGCGGCCACCGAGTTTCCGTCAGAGGTCACCAAGCTTGCCCGGAGCATGATTGCGCAAGGCGATACTGTCTTTGGGGCATGCTGTGTCGGAGTCGGTCAAGGCAGCCTGAAGTGGAGTGAGGAAGAGCTAAAGGCGCTCGAAATCGGCGCGGTTGGTGACTTTGCCCGCGGTTGCCGGGCTGGAGGTATCACACAGTTTTCTCTGCTATCGGCGGTCGGAAGCACCTCGCAAAGCAGGGTTCGTTACGTGCGGGTCATGGGGCTCAAGGAAGAGACGGTTCAAGCGATCGGTTTCCAACGTCTGGCAATTTTTCGGCCCGGAATCATCGCGGGCAATGCTCACACGCCACGCTATGTCGCCTGGTTGGGCCGTCTGATCCCTGGACGGTTTGGCGTGATCGAGCAGGATGATATCGGACGCGCCTTTGTCGCAGAGTTCATCAGCAGCTCGGCCCGAAACGGGGTCGTGTATCTCGAAAACAGGGAGATGAGACAGAGGTCTCAAGCACTCAAATAG